In one window of Flavobacterium ginsengisoli DNA:
- a CDS encoding sialidase family protein: MKLAKLAFVLFGLFLLGSCKSALEKKTWKEGILVDEFIYDKAPYPSCHAVTIVEATNGDLVASWFGGTHERHPDVCIYVAIKPKGSDKWGEGVKVADGVMKEGPRLPTWNPVLYQIPGGDLMLFYKIGPKPSEWWGVIRTSSDGGKTWSEAQKMPDGFLGPIKNKPVLLSNGTLLCPSSIEGDGWRLRMESTPDFGKTWVMGDTLPRGKQKINAIQPSILFHKDGSIQAIGRTRNRAIFSTFSKDNGKTWSDVELIGLPNNNSGTDAVTLRDGRHLLVYNHVLPPGKEAKGPRTPLNVSVSKDGIHWNAALVLEDSKISQYSYPSMIQSSDGMVHIVYTWRREKLKYVKVDPSKLVALPIKNGIWPGEEGKVVTAVKAEEE; encoded by the coding sequence ATGAAGTTAGCAAAATTAGCATTTGTCTTGTTTGGACTTTTCCTTTTAGGAAGTTGTAAATCGGCTTTAGAGAAAAAGACTTGGAAAGAAGGAATTTTAGTAGATGAATTTATTTATGATAAAGCACCTTATCCGTCTTGCCACGCCGTTACAATTGTCGAAGCTACAAATGGTGATTTAGTTGCCTCATGGTTTGGTGGAACTCACGAGAGACATCCAGATGTTTGCATTTATGTGGCCATTAAACCAAAAGGAAGTGATAAATGGGGAGAAGGTGTAAAAGTTGCCGATGGTGTGATGAAAGAAGGGCCGAGATTACCAACTTGGAACCCAGTTTTATATCAAATTCCGGGAGGCGATTTAATGTTATTCTACAAAATAGGTCCAAAACCATCGGAATGGTGGGGTGTTATCAGAACTTCATCTGATGGCGGAAAAACTTGGTCCGAGGCTCAGAAAATGCCAGACGGTTTCTTAGGCCCAATCAAAAATAAACCAGTTTTATTAAGCAACGGAACTTTATTATGTCCGTCAAGCATTGAAGGCGACGGCTGGAGACTTCGTATGGAATCTACTCCAGATTTCGGAAAGACTTGGGTAATGGGCGATACGCTTCCAAGAGGAAAACAAAAAATCAATGCGATTCAACCAAGTATTTTATTCCATAAAGACGGAAGTATTCAGGCTATTGGAAGAACTAGAAACAGAGCTATTTTCAGCACATTCTCAAAAGATAACGGAAAAACTTGGTCGGATGTAGAGTTAATCGGACTTCCAAATAACAATTCAGGAACTGATGCTGTAACGTTAAGAGATGGTAGACATTTATTAGTTTACAATCACGTTCTTCCTCCAGGAAAAGAAGCAAAAGGGCCAAGAACGCCTTTGAATGTTTCGGTTTCTAAAGACGGAATTCATTGGAACGCTGCTTTAGTTTTAGAAGATTCAAAAATCAGCCAATATTCTTATCCTTCAATGATTCAAAGTTCAGACGGAATGGTGCATATTGTATATACTTGGAGAAGAGAAAAACTGAAATATGTAAAAGTTGATCCAAGTAAATTAGTGGCGCTTCCAATTAAAAACGGAATCTGGCCAGGCGAAGAAGGAAAAGTAGTTACAGCGGTAAAAGCCGAAGAAGAGTAA
- a CDS encoding alpha-d-galacturonidase — protein sequence MKYLQLLFLCLYVSFATAQNITVVSDPSSPRAKFGAEKLSETLSAKGFSVTSSDKFKKSKDKVIVIGEKGTDFWKKNAKSAKIDDSKLTKKEGFQIRTQNNIIYIEGTDASGALYGALELTDKIKASGKLPSEINIDDSPEMVLRGACIGMQKPVYLPGRDVYEYPYTPETFPWFYDKALWIKYLDMLVENRMNSLYLWNGHPFASLVKLKEYPFAVEVSDEDFKKNEEIYKFLTVEANKRGIWVIQMFYNIIVSKPFAEHYNIKTQDRSRPITPLLSDYTRKSIAAFIEKYPNVGLMVCLGEAINTVDDDVEWFTKTIIPGVRDGLQALGKTEEPPIILRSHDTDGPLVMEKSLPLYKNLYTESKYTGESLTTYTPGGPWGETHKQLSALKSIHIENVHILANLEPFRYGSPDFIQKTVKAMHSVHGANALHLYPQASYWDWPYSADKTKSGERLLEMDRDWIWYKAWARYAWDSKRDRNEEVKFWDNDLVAKFGTSQEAANNILKAYEETGEIAPKTLRRFGITEGNRQTLLLGMFESQLVNPSKWRVYPGFHESCGPAGELLLEYAKKEWNKEPHSGELPTQIIAEITEHGRLAVEAIDKAEASITKDKEEFARLKNDMHAYKAFADFFSEKVKAALLVLRYSYSNDITDLDKALPHLEKSIEYYELLVKLTKDTYYYANSMQTAQRRIPIGGDDGNNKNWAELLPHYERELANFKRNLEKLKSSKDGKIETKEGKPWKPAEVTFIDEKPGTYLVKTGTKVYGTDISELTKVAPELQNLRGYSFVENDQNEKGTHLKFRNTKAVKLVVGYFNSDQKRFLLSPSLETDAAGNAHGQAEVILASAMNLKDLPRVNIHTYTFQPGENKLDLGKGKVLILGFIDADQTITPRDVGYIDAGEKATIDWLFY from the coding sequence ATGAAATATTTACAATTACTTTTTTTATGTCTTTACGTCTCTTTCGCGACAGCGCAGAACATCACAGTTGTGAGTGATCCGAGTTCGCCGAGAGCAAAATTTGGAGCAGAGAAATTATCAGAAACCCTTTCAGCAAAAGGATTCAGCGTAACTTCTTCTGATAAATTCAAAAAATCAAAAGATAAAGTAATTGTAATTGGAGAAAAAGGAACCGATTTCTGGAAGAAAAATGCTAAAAGCGCTAAAATCGATGATAGCAAATTAACCAAGAAAGAAGGTTTCCAGATTCGCACTCAAAATAATATAATTTATATTGAAGGAACAGATGCAAGCGGAGCTTTGTATGGCGCTTTAGAATTAACAGATAAAATTAAAGCTTCAGGAAAACTTCCTTCAGAAATCAATATTGACGATAGTCCAGAAATGGTTTTGAGAGGCGCTTGTATCGGAATGCAGAAACCGGTTTATCTGCCTGGACGAGATGTTTACGAATATCCATATACGCCAGAAACTTTTCCGTGGTTTTATGATAAAGCTTTATGGATTAAATATTTAGATATGCTGGTAGAAAACCGCATGAACTCTTTGTATTTATGGAACGGACATCCATTTGCTTCTTTGGTGAAACTAAAAGAATATCCGTTTGCAGTTGAAGTGAGTGATGAAGATTTCAAAAAGAACGAAGAAATCTATAAATTCTTAACAGTTGAGGCCAACAAACGTGGAATCTGGGTAATTCAGATGTTTTATAACATTATTGTTTCTAAGCCTTTTGCAGAGCATTACAACATTAAAACACAAGATCGTTCAAGACCAATCACGCCATTATTGTCTGATTATACTAGAAAATCTATTGCGGCTTTTATCGAAAAATATCCAAATGTTGGATTAATGGTTTGTTTGGGAGAAGCAATCAATACCGTTGATGATGATGTAGAATGGTTTACCAAAACTATTATTCCGGGTGTTCGTGACGGTTTACAAGCATTAGGAAAAACAGAAGAACCACCAATTATTCTTCGTTCTCATGATACAGATGGGCCTTTAGTAATGGAAAAATCACTTCCGTTATACAAAAACTTATATACAGAAAGTAAATATACAGGAGAATCTTTAACGACTTATACGCCGGGAGGTCCTTGGGGAGAAACGCACAAACAATTAAGCGCTTTAAAATCAATTCACATTGAGAACGTTCATATTTTGGCTAATTTAGAACCTTTCAGATACGGTTCACCAGACTTTATTCAGAAAACGGTAAAAGCAATGCATAGCGTTCACGGAGCAAATGCACTGCATTTATATCCGCAAGCTTCGTATTGGGATTGGCCATATTCGGCAGATAAAACGAAATCAGGAGAACGTTTATTAGAAATGGATCGTGACTGGATTTGGTACAAAGCTTGGGCAAGATATGCTTGGGACAGCAAAAGAGATAGAAATGAAGAAGTTAAATTTTGGGATAATGATTTAGTCGCAAAATTCGGAACGAGTCAGGAAGCTGCAAATAACATTTTAAAAGCTTACGAAGAAACAGGAGAAATTGCTCCAAAAACATTAAGACGTTTCGGAATTACAGAAGGTAACCGTCAGACTTTATTGTTGGGAATGTTTGAAAGTCAGTTGGTCAATCCGTCAAAATGGAGAGTTTATCCAGGATTCCACGAATCATGCGGACCAGCGGGCGAATTGCTTTTAGAATATGCTAAAAAAGAGTGGAACAAAGAACCGCATTCGGGCGAACTTCCAACTCAGATTATTGCTGAAATTACAGAACATGGAAGATTGGCAGTTGAAGCAATAGATAAAGCAGAAGCAAGCATAACTAAAGACAAAGAAGAATTTGCACGTCTTAAAAATGATATGCATGCTTATAAGGCTTTCGCCGATTTCTTCTCAGAAAAAGTAAAAGCCGCTTTATTGGTTTTAAGATACAGTTATTCAAATGATATTACCGATTTAGATAAAGCTTTGCCTCATTTAGAAAAGAGCATTGAGTACTATGAGTTATTGGTAAAACTAACAAAAGATACGTACTATTATGCTAACAGTATGCAGACTGCTCAACGCCGAATCCCGATTGGAGGAGACGACGGAAACAACAAAAATTGGGCTGAATTGTTACCGCATTATGAGCGTGAATTGGCTAATTTCAAAAGAAATCTAGAGAAGCTAAAATCTTCAAAAGACGGTAAAATAGAAACTAAAGAAGGAAAACCTTGGAAACCAGCCGAAGTAACTTTTATAGATGAAAAACCGGGAACGTATCTAGTTAAAACAGGGACAAAAGTGTACGGAACAGATATTTCTGAATTGACCAAAGTTGCTCCAGAACTTCAGAATTTAAGAGGTTATTCTTTTGTTGAAAACGATCAAAACGAAAAAGGAACACATTTGAAGTTTAGAAATACAAAAGCGGTTAAATTAGTGGTAGGATATTTTAATTCTGATCAGAAGCGATTTTTATTGTCGCCAAGTTTGGAGACAGATGCAGCAGGAAATGCGCACGGTCAAGCTGAAGTAATTCTGGCAAGTGCAATGAATTTAAAAGATTTACCTCGTGTAAACATTCATACCTATACGTTCCAGCCGGGCGAGAATAAATTAGATTTAGGAAAAGGAAAAGTATTGATTTTAGGTTTCATCGACGCAGATCAAACTATAACACCACGTGATGTTGGATATATCGATGCAGGAGAAAAAGCGACAATTGACTGGTTGTTTTATTAG
- a CDS encoding sugar phosphate isomerase/epimerase family protein has translation MKLNKNLIVVLFVTLSTTFNSCATAQSSNKKQKYKVAVCDWMILKRQKLGAFGLAAEIKADGIELDMGGLGNRPTFDSKLGDPVERQKFLDKSKETGVGISSIAMSGFYAQSFATREITPMITDCIKAMKDMKVKVAYLPLGTQTDLVKNPELRPEVIKRLQWAGKKVGKIGGVIAIETSLDATEEKKLLDEVGSKYIKSSFNFANALDNKRDISSELKILGKKYVAQIHASNTDQFWLENDKAIDMPKIKQTLDEMKWSGWLIVERSRDVTQVHNVKANYGANVAYLKKIFQN, from the coding sequence ATGAAGCTAAATAAAAATTTAATTGTTGTATTGTTTGTTACTTTATCAACGACATTTAATAGCTGTGCAACGGCGCAGTCTTCCAATAAAAAGCAAAAATACAAAGTTGCTGTTTGTGACTGGATGATTTTAAAAAGACAAAAATTAGGTGCTTTTGGTTTGGCAGCTGAAATAAAAGCGGATGGAATCGAACTGGATATGGGAGGTTTAGGAAATAGACCAACTTTTGACAGCAAATTGGGTGATCCAGTTGAAAGACAAAAATTCTTAGATAAATCGAAAGAAACTGGCGTTGGAATTAGCTCAATTGCGATGTCTGGATTTTATGCACAGTCTTTTGCTACAAGAGAAATCACACCAATGATTACGGATTGTATCAAAGCTATGAAAGACATGAAAGTAAAAGTGGCTTATCTTCCGTTAGGAACACAAACTGATTTGGTTAAAAATCCAGAATTACGTCCAGAAGTGATTAAAAGATTGCAATGGGCAGGAAAAAAAGTCGGTAAAATAGGTGGAGTAATTGCGATTGAAACTTCTTTGGACGCGACAGAAGAGAAAAAACTTTTAGATGAAGTAGGTTCAAAATATATTAAAAGCTCTTTCAATTTTGCGAATGCTTTAGATAATAAAAGAGATATTTCATCAGAATTGAAAATATTAGGAAAGAAATACGTAGCACAAATTCACGCTTCCAACACCGATCAGTTTTGGTTAGAAAATGACAAAGCGATCGACATGCCAAAAATCAAACAAACTTTGGATGAAATGAAATGGAGCGGATGGCTAATTGTTGAGCGTTCTCGCGACGTGACACAAGTACATAATGTTAAAGCCAATTATGGAGCAAACGTGGCTTATTTGAAGAAAATTTTCCAGAATTAA
- a CDS encoding malectin domain-containing carbohydrate-binding protein — translation MNRIVFFIFCFFSSLCFVWSQSKDSGKFRKEISLNSSWETIILDNLPLKEEDFVENPKTDSNWQKVSVPHNWDQYYGFRRTKHGNLHGTAWYKKTLKLDKKDSSKQHFLYFEGVSSYATVWINGKKVGEHKGGRTTFTLDITKAVSFNKENIILVKAAHPSFIADLPWVCGGCSGEWGFSEGSQPMGIFRPVSLVVTNNVRVQPFGVHIWNDKSVSKQKAILHTTTEIKNYSTSQRNLTVENILLDASGKKVAINKSDNKINSGEIKEIAMTLPEIQNPKLWSPSNPYLYKLVTSVYENGKIIDQLTTSYGIRWVSWPVSRDGKDNRFFINDEPVFINGVCEYEHLIGKSHSFSDEMIHSRIEQIKAGGFNAFREAHQPHNLLYQKELDENGILFWSQFSAHIWYDTPEFKENFKTLLREWIKERRNSPSVVMWGLQNESTIPKEFAEECTQIIREMDPLSASQRIVTTCNGGEGTDWNVVQNWSGTYGGDPLKYHLEMTTQLLNGEYGAWRSADLHTEGEFDQKGALSENRFSQLMEIKVREAESVKDKIAGQFNWLFASHENPGRVQNGEGFRDIDKVGPVNYKGLFTIWGEPLDAFYMYRANYVSNKTNPMVYIVSHTWPSRWEKPGIKNGIDIYSNCDEVELFNDVNKASLGKLKNPGIGQHFQFNNINIQYNVLYAVGYVNKKAVAKDYIVLNNFPKAPSFDALTTNKADITKAKSGYNYIYRVNCGGFELTDSAGNTWFTDTHKNGQNSWGSLSWTDNFEKLPDFFASQRTTFDPINGTKDPELFQSFRYGVDKLRYEFPASDGEYLVELYFTEPWYGTGGGLDCKGWRLFDVAINENVVLKDFDIWAEAGHDNALKKTFKVKSTNGKIVISFPNVKASQAIISAIAIATKDIHARPASESSKNIQNLVLDTYDKTNKVASWLDINSKQYSDSDVIFTELPSEIFGADYLQFSVNSKNKGSFTAKEDSDIYVFADAKFKTSGSFSEYKKLEENARNSNGISFDVFTKKVKKDEKVLFDNSETINTIAVVPTYDMGEKDDSRPVVIIEAEKTKTTGTGIEKGNFKKADYIEFIKKTNNSIEFEVKPGVAGIYLMRFRFMNRNETPLKVKFKMEDAYGILMRNDTIEFFPSPEKWKILNTTSGGYINAGTYKITLEGDDLKGLMLDNFEFQ, via the coding sequence ATGAATAGAATAGTTTTTTTTATTTTTTGTTTTTTTTCAAGTCTTTGCTTTGTTTGGAGTCAGAGCAAAGATTCGGGGAAGTTTCGTAAAGAAATTTCACTGAATTCGTCTTGGGAAACCATAATACTGGATAATCTTCCGCTGAAAGAAGAAGATTTTGTAGAAAATCCAAAAACTGATTCCAATTGGCAAAAGGTTAGTGTGCCTCACAATTGGGATCAGTATTATGGTTTCAGAAGAACAAAACATGGGAATTTACATGGTACCGCCTGGTACAAAAAAACACTAAAACTCGATAAGAAAGACAGTTCAAAACAGCATTTTCTCTATTTTGAAGGTGTAAGTTCTTATGCAACCGTTTGGATAAATGGTAAAAAAGTGGGCGAACACAAAGGCGGAAGAACTACTTTCACCTTAGACATTACAAAAGCAGTTTCTTTCAACAAAGAAAATATCATTTTAGTAAAAGCAGCGCATCCCTCTTTTATTGCAGATCTTCCTTGGGTTTGCGGAGGTTGTTCAGGAGAATGGGGATTTTCTGAAGGTTCTCAGCCAATGGGGATTTTCAGGCCAGTTTCTTTGGTAGTTACAAACAATGTTAGAGTTCAGCCGTTTGGTGTTCATATCTGGAACGATAAATCGGTTTCTAAACAAAAAGCGATTCTTCATACCACTACAGAAATCAAGAATTACAGCACTTCACAACGAAACTTAACTGTCGAAAATATCCTTTTGGATGCTTCAGGAAAGAAAGTTGCTATCAATAAAAGCGATAACAAAATCAATTCGGGAGAAATAAAGGAAATAGCAATGACACTTCCAGAGATTCAGAATCCGAAATTATGGTCGCCATCCAATCCGTATTTGTATAAATTGGTGACTTCGGTTTATGAAAATGGAAAAATAATCGATCAGTTAACAACTTCGTACGGAATCCGTTGGGTAAGCTGGCCGGTTAGTCGTGACGGGAAAGACAATCGTTTTTTCATAAATGATGAACCTGTTTTTATAAACGGCGTTTGCGAATACGAACATTTGATTGGAAAAAGTCATTCGTTTTCAGATGAAATGATTCATTCCAGAATCGAACAAATCAAAGCAGGCGGATTTAACGCTTTTAGAGAAGCGCATCAGCCTCATAATTTATTATATCAAAAAGAATTAGACGAAAACGGAATCCTGTTTTGGAGTCAGTTTTCAGCACATATTTGGTACGATACGCCAGAATTTAAAGAAAACTTCAAAACCTTATTACGAGAATGGATTAAAGAACGCAGAAATAGTCCATCTGTAGTAATGTGGGGATTGCAGAATGAAAGCACGATTCCGAAAGAATTTGCAGAAGAATGCACTCAGATTATCCGCGAAATGGATCCGTTATCAGCATCGCAAAGAATCGTAACAACTTGTAATGGAGGAGAAGGAACAGATTGGAATGTCGTTCAAAACTGGTCGGGAACGTATGGCGGAGATCCGTTAAAATACCATCTGGAAATGACTACTCAGTTATTAAACGGAGAATACGGCGCATGGCGTTCTGCCGATTTACATACAGAAGGTGAGTTTGACCAAAAAGGAGCTTTAAGCGAAAACCGTTTTTCTCAATTAATGGAAATTAAAGTTAGAGAAGCCGAATCGGTAAAAGATAAAATTGCGGGACAATTCAACTGGCTTTTTGCTTCGCATGAAAATCCGGGACGAGTACAAAACGGAGAAGGATTTAGAGATATTGACAAAGTTGGACCAGTAAACTACAAAGGACTTTTTACGATTTGGGGCGAACCTCTGGATGCGTTTTATATGTATCGAGCCAATTATGTTTCAAACAAAACCAATCCAATGGTGTATATAGTTTCGCATACTTGGCCAAGCCGTTGGGAAAAACCAGGAATCAAAAACGGAATCGATATTTATTCGAATTGTGACGAAGTAGAATTATTTAATGATGTCAATAAAGCTTCACTTGGAAAACTAAAAAATCCAGGAATTGGACAGCATTTTCAGTTTAATAATATCAATATTCAGTACAATGTTTTATATGCTGTTGGGTATGTAAACAAAAAAGCGGTTGCTAAAGATTATATCGTTTTAAATAACTTTCCAAAAGCACCAAGTTTTGATGCTTTAACCACCAATAAAGCAGATATTACAAAAGCCAAAAGCGGTTATAATTATATTTACAGAGTAAATTGTGGAGGTTTTGAATTGACAGATTCTGCTGGAAATACTTGGTTTACCGATACACATAAAAACGGACAAAACAGTTGGGGTTCGTTATCGTGGACAGATAATTTTGAAAAATTGCCCGACTTTTTTGCCAGTCAAAGAACAACTTTCGACCCAATAAACGGAACAAAAGATCCTGAGTTGTTTCAAAGTTTTAGATACGGAGTTGATAAACTGCGTTACGAATTTCCAGCATCAGACGGAGAATATTTAGTTGAATTATATTTTACAGAACCTTGGTACGGAACTGGCGGAGGCTTAGACTGCAAAGGCTGGCGTTTGTTTGATGTTGCTATCAATGAAAATGTAGTTTTAAAAGATTTCGATATTTGGGCAGAAGCTGGACATGATAACGCTTTGAAGAAAACATTCAAAGTAAAAAGCACAAACGGAAAAATTGTGATTTCGTTTCCAAATGTAAAAGCTTCGCAGGCGATCATTTCTGCGATTGCGATTGCAACAAAAGACATTCATGCAAGACCTGCGTCAGAATCTTCAAAAAATATCCAGAATTTGGTTTTAGATACTTATGATAAAACTAACAAAGTAGCTTCATGGCTAGATATTAATTCAAAACAATATTCAGATTCTGATGTTATTTTTACCGAATTGCCTTCTGAGATTTTTGGAGCAGATTATTTACAGTTTTCAGTTAATTCTAAAAATAAAGGTTCGTTTACAGCTAAAGAAGATTCAGATATTTATGTTTTTGCTGATGCTAAATTCAAAACGTCAGGAAGTTTTTCGGAGTATAAAAAATTAGAAGAAAATGCGAGAAACAGCAATGGGATTTCATTTGATGTTTTCACTAAAAAAGTAAAGAAAGACGAGAAAGTTCTTTTTGATAATTCAGAAACTATAAACACAATTGCAGTAGTTCCAACTTACGATATGGGCGAAAAAGATGATTCGAGACCAGTTGTAATCATTGAAGCTGAAAAGACAAAAACAACGGGAACAGGAATCGAAAAAGGAAATTTCAAAAAAGCCGATTATATTGAATTCATTAAAAAGACAAACAATAGCATCGAGTTTGAAGTTAAGCCAGGAGTTGCCGGAATTTATTTAATGCGTTTTCGTTTTATGAATAGAAATGAAACACCATTAAAAGTCAAATTCAAAATGGAAGATGCCTACGGAATTTTAATGCGAAATGATACGATTGAGTTTTTCCCTTCGCCTGAAAAATGGAAAATTTTGAATACGACTTCTGGGGGTTATATTAATGCAGGAACGTATAAAATAACACTTGAAGGTGATGATTTGAAGGGATTAATGTTGGATAATTTCGAATTTCAATAG